The Arachis hypogaea cultivar Tifrunner chromosome 19, arahy.Tifrunner.gnm2.J5K5, whole genome shotgun sequence genome has a window encoding:
- the LOC112777075 gene encoding Golgi apparatus membrane protein-like protein ECHIDNA, giving the protein MDPNQPVTENYANPKTCFFHVLFKAAALAFYILSALFIDNFVIIFVVTVLLAALDFWVVKNVSGRILVGLRWWNEINDLGESVWKFECLDQESLARMNKKDSWLFWWTLYLTAVAWIVLGIFSLIRLQADYLLVIGVCVTLSVANIVGFTKCKKDAKKQFQQFASQTLASRFSSTLSSAFSVV; this is encoded by the exons ATGGATCCCAACCAG CCTGTAACTGAAAACTACGCCAATCCGAAGACATGCTTCTTTCACGTTCTCTTCAAG GCTGCAGCATTGGCATTTTACATACTCTCGGCCCTCTTTATTGATAACTTTGTCATCATTTTTGTGGTGACTGTCCTTCTTGCTGCCCTTGATTTCTGGGTAGTAAAAAATGTGAGTGGGCGGATTTTGGTTGGTTTGAGATGGTGGAATGAAATAAATGATCTGGGTGAGAGTGTTTGGAAATTTGAATGTCTTGACCAAGAG TCATTGGCTCGGATGAACAAGAAAGATTCGTGGCTTTTCTGGTGGACCCTTTATCTTACA GCAGTTGCATGGATTGTGTTGGGAATCTTCTCACTTATAAGGCTTCAAGCTGATTATCTCCTTGTCATAGGAGTTTGTGTGACTTTGAGCGTTGCAAATATTGTTGGTTTTACCAAATGCAAAAAAG ATGCCAAGAAGCAGTTTCAACAATTTGCTTCTCAGACCCTTGCCTCTCGGTTCTCGTCTACATTATCGTCAGCATTCAGTGTTGTTTGA